Sequence from the Clostridium butyricum genome:
ACTACAAAAGAAGGGAAAATCCAATTATTCAGACCTGATAGAAATGCTGCACGTATGAATGAAAGTTGTGATAAACTTCTTATGCCATATGTACCTGAAGAAAAATTTATAGATGCATGTATGCAAGTTGTAAAAGCTAATGAAAAGTATGTACCACCTTATGGTACTGGTGCTACTCTATATATAAGACCAGTTTTAATTGGAGTTGGAGATAATATAGGAGTAAAACCAGCTTCAGAATACATATTTTCTGTATTCTGTATGCCAGTTGGCCCTTACTTCTCTGGCGGATTAAAACCATGTAAATTTGTAGTTCAAGATGAATTTGACAGAGCTGCTCCACATGGAACTGGTAAACAAAAAGTCGGAGGCAATTACGCTGCTTCTCTACAAGCTCATAAAAAAGCAGCTGAAGATGGATACGCTGATTGTATTTACTTAGATCCAGCAACTCATACAAAAATTGATGAAGTTGGTGCTGCAAACTTTATAGGAATAACTAAAAACGGTGAATTTATAACACCTAAATCATCATCAATTTTACCTAGCATAACAAAATACTCTTTATTATATATAGCTGAACATTATTTAAAAATGCCTGTATTTGAAAGAGAGGTTTTTGTAGATAAACTTGATGAATTTGCAGAAGCTGGTGCATGTGGTACTGCTGCTGTTATCACTCCTATCGGAGCTATTGATTACAAAGGTGAAAGATTTATATTCCACAGTGAAACTGAAGTAGGACCAACAATCAAAAAACTATATGATATTCTTTACGGAATTCAAATGGGTGATGTTGAAGCTCCAGAGGGATGGATTTACGAAGTAAAATAATAAACTAAACAGAAACCAGTTCTATTATTAATATTGAACTGGTTTTTTGTTTTAAAAAATCTTATAAATTCTCAATTATAGCTTCATTTATACGCTCTTTAGGTACAAATCCTACTATTTCATCAACTACTCTTCCATTCTTAAAAAAAATCAACATAGGTATACTTCTTATTCCATATCTCTTTACAACCTTAGGACTTTCATCAACATCTATTTTTACAATTCTAACATCTTTATTTTCATTAGATATTTTTTCTAAAACAGGAGATAACATTTTACATGGTCCACACCATTTTGCTGAAAAATCTACAATAACAAGTCCAGATGATTTTAATACTTCATGAACAAAATTTTCTTCATTTATGTGTGCTATCATAACTTCACCTCAAACTAATAAGACTCCTACATTAATTAATCTTAAATTAATATTGAAATCATAGTATTTATTTTTTCTCATGATATTATTATATTCACTACATTAAGTTTTTGTTCACCTCCATATACTCTTAAACTTCAAATTCTATAAATTCTCTACAAAATAAATATAAGCATACAGTAAATTTACTGCATGCTCATATATTTAAAATGATGATATTTTATGTAGTGTACTATACTCACCACCAGATTCTATCAGTTCATCATGGGAACCTTTTTCTATTATACCATTATTACCCATAACAACAATTTCATCAGCATTTTTTATTGTAGATAATCTATGTGCTACAACAATTGTTGTTCTTCCTTGACATAGTTTTTCTAATGATTCTTGAATTATTTTTTCTGTAACATTATCAAGTGCTGATGTAGCCTCATCTAGTATAAGTATTGATGGATTTTTTAAGAATACTCTTGCAATAGATATTCTTTGTTTCTGCCCTCCTGAAAGTTTTACACCTCTTTCACCTATATATGTATCATATCCTTCAGGAAGGCTTTTTATAAATTCATGTATATTAGCCATTTTAGCTGCTTTTATAAGTTCTTCATCAGTTGCATTACTTTTTCCATAAAGAATATTTTCTTTTATTGTACCAGTAAATAAAAATACTTCCTGTTGTACTATTCCTATATTACTCCTAAGAGAGTTAGCTTTAACATCATAAATACTCTTACCATCAATTAAGATGTCTCCACTATCAATTTCATAAAATCTAGGAATAAGATTACAAAATGTAGTTTTACCTCCACCAGAAGCACCTACTAATGCCAGCATCTTTCCTTTTTCAATTTTTATAGAAATATCTTTCAATACCTGCTTACCTTCATAGCTGAAATCAACATTTTTAAATTCTATTTCTCCTTCTACATCTTTTAACTCTGTGGCGTCTTCTTTATCAGTCTCAGCTTCATGATTCATTATTTCCATATATCGCTGAAATCCTGTTATTCCATTTTGGAATTGTTCCATAAAGTCTATAAGTTTTTTTATTGGCTGAGTGAACATTTTTATAAAAAGCATATACGCCATAAAATCACCTATATCTATTATTCCTTTAAAGGTAAACAATCCCCCTCCAATAAGTCCTACATAGTTTAAGATATCTAAACCAAATCCGGAACCTGAAAAATATTCTGCCATAACCTTATAAGATTTTTTTCTAGCATTCATGAATTTTTCATTGCCCTCTTCAAATTTTTCTTCTTCTGATTTATGACTTACAAAAGCCTTTGATATCTTTATTCCTGATATACTATTTTCAAGAGCTGCATTAACAGCACCTGTTTCTACTTTTGTATTCATAAATGCATCATTCATTTTCTTTCTTTCAAATATAGTAAATATAACTATAAATGGTATAAAAGCAAAAATTAGAATTGTAAGTGGTATGTTTATATTGCATAAAATTATAAATGAACCTATAAGCATTACAATAGATATAAATAAATCTTCTGGACCATGATGAGCAAGTTCTGAAATTTCCATAAGATCATTTATTATTCTGGACATTATATCTCCAGTTTTATTATTATCAAAATAGCTGTTTGGAAGTTTTTGAAGATGTTTAAACACATCTCTTCTCATATCTCCCTGCATTTTCACTCCAATAACATGTCCAAAGTACTGCATAAAATATCCACATGCAGCCTTAATTATAAAAATAATAATAAGAACAACTGCAAACATTCCTATCATCTTTAAATTTTTATTAGGTATAGAATCATTAAGAAGGTCTCTTGTCATCATTGGATATACCAAATCACACATAGAAGCTATAAATGCAGCAATAAGGTCCAAAATAAAAAGACCCCTGTATGGTTTATAAAATGAAATAAATTTTTTTAACATTTTTTCTCCTTTTCATATGAATAAAAATCAAATAGCTTGTATATAATTTAAAATACGATACATAATTTTTAATATACAAGGCGGTGTCAAGTATGATAAAAAAAACTTTTAACTATGTTAATATGTTATTCGCTGTGTCATTATCAATATTTTCACTTAACATAATAGCAAGCAGTTTAAATCCAAACGAATATTTCCCTCTTATATTTGTTTGTCTAGGATTCTCTAATACACTTCTTGGAATTAATCTGCTAAATAATCATAAGAAAATTTTAAGCTTTTGCAGTTTTATACTAGCAGCTTTTATGTTTATAACTGTTGGCAGCAAAATAATATTTTCATAAAACATTACTATTATAAGCTACACTCAAACTTATTTAAATATAAAGTTGTTATTTATTTTATAATAGCTTCATTATTTTATTCTTCTCATTTTGTAAATCCGACCTAAAAACACCTTTAACACACACAGGACGTCCACCAAATACAATAATATTTCCTTTAAAATATATAGCTTCATCTAAGTCATGAGTTACTAAAATAACCATTCGATTTTCTTTCTTTAAAATTTCTATAAATTCATCTATTATTATATATTTAATCTTATAATCTAATGATTTAAAAGGTTCATCCATAAGTATTATTTTGGATGGCTTTCCGAAGGCCCTTGCAATATTAACCCTCTGCTTCATGCCTCCGCTAAGTTCATGAGGATATTTATCTTCTATTCCATCTATTCCTACAAGATTTAATACTTTATAAACTCTTTTATTTAGCTCATCTTTTTCACTATATTGCTTTAATGTAATCTCAAGATTTTCTTTTATTGTAAGCCATGGTATTAATCTATCTTCCTGAAATACATAACTTATATCTTTTTTAGTAATCCCATTAATCTCACAATTTTCAAACTGAACAAGTCCTGCTATTATATTTAAAAGGGTTGTCTTTCCGCATCCCGATTCTCCAACAATACAATTTACTTTATCATCATAAAATTCAATACTAAAATTATCAAATATCTTATCATTCCCATATACTTTATTTAAATTTTTAATGCTTATCTTCATTTAACCACCTATATGTTGTTTTATTTAGTTTTATATTAATCATTTCAAAAACTAAGGATATAAGAACTATTATTAATATCCAAGCAAAAATTCCGGTTGTATTAAAATTAACCTTTTCAAGTTGAATCTGAGATCCTATTCCATATTTAGGTTGACCATGAACTTCTCCTGCTATAACTACCTTAAATGTTAATGAAAGAGTAGATACAAATATGTTCATAATATAAAATTTTATTGTTGGCAAATATATTTTTCTTATCTTATCAAAAATACATACTTCGTAAATAACTGTCATTTCCATTATTTTAGTATCAATCTTAGTTAAACTATTCTGAATTCCTTCGTAGAGTATTGGAAATATAATCGCAAACCCAACTATAAAGGGTGCACTATCTTTATCGAACCACACTAATGCTAAAACAACAAGAACAAGTGTAGGTATAGTCTTTACAAAAGAATTTAAAGGCGCTATAAGATATTTAAAAAAGGGATACACTGATGAGAGTATCCCTAAAAATACTGATAAAACTAATGCACATAAATAACTTATTAATGTTCTCATAAAACTGCTACTTACATACATATAAAAACTTTTATCTTTTACTAAATTCAATAATTCCTTCAGAATACATTCTATTCTTGGAAGATAAATATCATTGTTTATAATTAATGCCATTACTTCCCATAATACCAAAAATAATACACATGAAAATAAAGTATATTTACTTTTCCATGAATATTTTATCATCTGGTATATTTCCTCCTATTGTCTTAGGTTCTAATTGATTTAGTTTATTAAAATAAGTCTTGTATTCATTGTAACAATCTTTTATTCCAACATATTTTATATTTGATCTACTAATTGCTTTAATTATTATAGGCTTCTTAGCTGAAACTCCAATTTCTTCACAATATTCTCCTAGTAAGTTCTTCTCTTCATATATCCATCTACAACTCTCATCAACTCTATCTAAAACTTCATTAACAAATTCTTTATTATTATTTACTAAATCACTTTTTACTATTATAGTAGCTTGTGGATACCCATATTCTGAATTATTTAAACTCTTCCATTCATCATTTAGGTTCATTATTGTTTTAAAGTTTTCATTTTTTTCTTGAACAGTTGATAATGCCGGTTCTGGAATCACAGCATACTGTGCTTTACCAGATAATATTATTGGTGCAAGTTCTGTAACCCCATCAACATAACTAAAATTAATATCACTGTCTGTATTAATTCCCTTGTCATTAAGTATGCATTTTGTAATTATATCTGGAGTTAATCCCTTTCCAATGTTATATACTTCTTTTCCTTTTAATTCTTCTATAGATGTTACCTGTGGATCTGAAGAACCTATATAAAATGATCCCCATCCAACTGTTCCTGCTATTACATATTGTTTATTCTTATTATATGCTGTAGCTGCTAAATTTGAAGGAACTATTGCTATATCCGGCTCACCTTTCATTACACTTGTGGCAAGTGTATCTGAACTTTGTTCAATACTATAGTCTATATTATATTTTTCATCTATTTGTGGTTTTTCTTTTATCATTTTTGCTATTGAAATAGCTGGAAGTCCATCGGGAACTACAAATTTTATTTCACTTGCTTCTTGAACTCCACTATTATCATCTTTTAAAGGAGCATTTCCACATGATATAAACATAAATGTACTAATAACAGAAATCAAAATTAATGTCAGTTTCTTTTTCATAATTACCACCTCTATTAAATACTTTTTTAATCTAAATACAATAAAACATACACTCTTTATTTATGCATATTTACCACTTTTTATAATATCACAACATATAAAAAAGACAAAGTTTATACTTTCACAATCTGAATTGCATAAGTATAATTTAAATTAACTTTATAACTATTATTTTTATAATTCCTGTAAAGCTTCGTAAATTAAACTCAAAAAAACTACTAAATTAAATTCAAATTTAGTAGTTTTTATATTATCTATATATATCAACAATCATGCCCTGTATTTCATCAACTGCTGCAACAATATTTATATTATCCTTTTCATCTGACAATAAAGCCTGCGTAAGTTCTTCAAGCTTATTGTCTATGGTGTCTATTGTAACATAATATTGTGTCTGCCAGAAGCTAATATCTTTTTTTGTCTCATACATAAATTCAAGTATAGACTCAAGATATTCTTTAATCATCTTTTTATACATAACAACATCAACATATGTTTTTGTCGTTATTAATCTTGATCCTCTTTTCTTAATATCCTCAATCATCTTATTAAGCTGCTCTTCAGATTTCTTCTGTCTCTGTTGATTAAAGCTTTGTGAAAAATCCTTTTTTCCTGTAGTTACTTTTCTTTCGCTAGCTACAGTACCTCTTCGTACTCTTCCTATCTCCATTCATATTCGTTCCTTTCAATCTGATATAATAAATTATATCAAACAACTTAACTATAAACTAGGATATTTTTTGTTTTAAATGATTTCTATCTAAATATTTGGGGAATTCTAAAAAAAAGATTACCTATTTCAAACTCCTCTTTTTTTGTATTTCGAAGAACTTCCTCATAAGGTTTATATATTATTCTTTCATTTCTAATATTCTCTTTATCCAGACTTCTTAAAGAATCAAAAATAGATTGAACATTTAACATTCCATATCCCCACTCTTTATTAGGATACATGTCTCCTGGTCTCATTTTTGCTCCCCTAGTTATATAACTTATCATTTTTTGAGTACGAATATTTGGCATATTTTCATCAACTATTGCCCATTGAAGTATTAATGCACAACAACCTGCCAATATAGATGTGGCTACTGATGAACCTGATGCAGTAGCAATTCCTCCACCAGGTTTAGTAACTAATGCATTAACTGCACCAGTTGCTACATCTGGTTTTATTCTTCCGTCACGTGTATAACCTCTTCCAGATGATACTACAGTTGAATTGTTATCTTGATTATAATATGCTGTAGTAATCACTCCCTTTGAAGTCCCTGGTATACTTAATGTTGTATACTGGCTAGGATTAAAAAATCTCGTATCATTATCCAGTAATTCTCTTTGTGGTAGCCATGACCAATACCTACCATCAACAATATAGTCCCCATACAATCTAAATTCCCAATTTCCTTCGATTACATTTTTCATTCTTATTGCAATTATTTCATCCCCTGTATTTTCATCTGGAATAAAGTAATTTATATTTACAATAGTACCTTCATATAAAAATTTATAATTTTTTGGTTGACTTTGTTTAGGATCAACTTTTTCTAATATTTCTCCTGATGGAGATATAATCCCAATAGAAACACGATCAGGTCTCATAAAAAATATTTCAAAATTTAAATCCATTTGACTCTTTCCAACTTTTACTTCAATGCTTCTTACTTCTCCAGTCTTTTCAAATTTGCTTTCAGTATGAACTTGTGTATCACCTTGATTTCCTGTTCCAACCACAGGAACAACTCCATTTTTTTTGCCATGTGCTTCTAGAATATTTTCAAGTTCATTTGTTCCATCATGTCCTCCTGTATTAGTTCCTAGTGGAAGATAAATCACTAACGGCATATTTAACTCTTTGGCTAATTCACCTAAATATCTAACTGCAGACATAGTAAATACACTGTCATAGACTGCTTTTTTCTCAGATGGTACACCTGCATATGACAAAGTAACTTTATTAGCTTCTTTTAATTTCACAACTGCAAATTTACATCCTGGAGCTGCTCCAAGGAGATCTGGATTTTTTCCTCTTCCTCCAATCAAACCTGCACTCATAGTCCCATGTCCATAATCATCTTTACTCGGTACAATAGTATATGGATCACCACCTGATAAATATAATCTTATTGCGCTATTTATTTCATCTTCTAAATATTCTGTGCCAAATTTCAATCCATATATTTCTTTATCTCCTTGTATTGTCTGATCCCATATTCTTACTATCCTTGTTGTATTATCTTCATACATAAATTCTTCATTCAAATAATCTATTCCTGTATCAATTATTCCTACAAGCACATCTCTTCCACTCAAATTGAAATGAGGATTGCTTTTAAAAACTTCCGCACCACTAGATTCTATTGGTGATAAAGTACTTAACGTATATACTGCAGGAATAAGTATCGGCACTATTTCTTGAACATAAGGGAATAATTCAGATATTTTATTAAATGGAAGTATAGCTATTGCAAATGATTCAGTAAGTGCTACTGAAGATGCATCTTTTATATTATCATTGATCTTTCTCAGATTTTCTATACCCGTATACTGAATTATTAAGCCTATAAAGTCTGTATTGTAATGCTCATCATCCATTTCTTGAATCGCTTTATTTATATCTTCACTTGCAATTTTTTTTACACTACTTATATCTTTAACATTATCACTTTCTCCATCTCTAAATTTCATTCTAATTATAGAATTTATTTCATCTTCTATGAGCTTAAAAGTATTAAATGCGCATACCTCTCCATATCCCCATGTATTATTAGGATAATTTAAATTAACTCTCTTCCTCTTAGCTCCCTTAACAAGATAATATTTTAATCTTTGCCCAAACAAATATGGATCATTTCCTTTTATTATTCCCCATTCCATAAGTAATGCACAAATTCCAGCTACCTGAGGAGCAGCCATTGATGTTCCTGTTTTATTATCATACCCGCCACCAGGTAATGGTCCAGATATATTTTGTCCTGGTGCAACAAGATCAGGTCTTATTGTATATGGATTATTTTCTGCACCTCTTCCACTAAAAGACGAAATATCATCTGTTATATTATTATAACTTCCTACTGCAATTATATTTTCAACTGTTGCTGGAATGCCTAGTGTATTGCTTGTTAATGGTTCTAAAAACTTTGTACTAGTGTTGAGACCTTCTGATACTGGAAGCCATAATGAATAATCTCCATCATATTCATTATTAAGTTCAATCTCCATTTTCCATATGCCTTCTGCAAGATACGCTGATCTTGCTGATATTATTATTTGAATTTCATTATCTAATTCAAATGGCTTAGGTCCTGCCACATAAATATCCAATCTATCTTTTCCTATATTAGTTCTAAAATACCCCTCATTCAATTTTATTAATCCACTGCTTTGACCTGATGAATTTACTATATTAATTGAAATTTCCGGTAAAATAGATTTATAAAAATTAATAACTATGGCTTTTTCATCACTTGCAATATTAAATGTTTTAAATTTATTTCCTTTAAATGTACCACCTGTATGATGTCCAGCATCCCCTTCATTTCCAGCTGCAATTGCAATAGTTATACGTTCTAAATTTGCTATTGTTTTTATATACTGCTCTAAAAGGCTGCTTCCATTATGTGCACCATTATTTGTGCTAAGACTCATATTTATTACTAAGGGCATATTTAATTCTTTACTTTTATCAATTAAAAATTTAAATCCTCTCATAATTTGTGAACTTAATGTCCTAACACCTCTTGAAGATTTTACCATAGCAATAGAGGCTTCTGGTGCTGCACCTTTATATTTTAAATTTATTTTTCCTCCTCCGCACGCAATTCCAACAACATGTGACCCATGACCTGTACTATCAATTGAATTTACAATTGCATATGGATCTGGTGCTTTTATAGCTTCGTTAATCATCTGTTTATCATATATTTTTTTACCTGCACTTAAATCATATATATATTCAATTCTAGTACTTCCTTCATTATTCATAAAAGCCGGATGCATATAATCTATTCCTGAATCTATAAATCCAATTAATATACCTTTTCCAGATACATTGTATGTAGATACTGCATTAGGAATACACGATGCTATATTGCTTTCTAGAGCTGATTCATATAAATTTTTAGGTAATTCTATATATTGAATACTCCTGCTTTTTGAAAGCATCATCAATTTATCTAGGCCTATATTAACTAATCCAAAATTAAACCCTAAATCTTCAAAATTACCGTTTAAACCTTCAACCATCAGTTTTACATTTTCTGGTTCATCTCTATACAAAATTATAAGTTCAATAGTATTGTTTTCTTCTATTGCAAAATCTAAATTATCTAGTATCTCTTTAGGTACATTAGTTAATAATCCTATTGATGCATCTACATATTTTTCAGATATATTTTCTCTAAATAACATTTACAAGATTCACATCCTTAAATTACTACTTTTATATACTATGTATATAAAACATAAAAATGTCACTTTAACATTACTATATTACTCATTTTAGCTGTGTAATATTTTTTTCATTAGTCAACATAAATTTCAACAAAATTATTAGAATATTACACTAATTTTCATTTTTATTTTTATAATTTTGTACAAAGATTGATTATATATATTTTTATGATTGAAATGAAAAAATGTTTGTACTAAAATTTATGTAACAACTAGATTTGAGGAGGTATTGAGATGATAGTAAGATGTATAGATGATACTCTTTGTTCTACTTTACAATTAAA
This genomic interval carries:
- a CDS encoding YaaR family protein, whose translation is MEIGRVRRGTVASERKVTTGKKDFSQSFNQQRQKKSEEQLNKMIEDIKKRGSRLITTKTYVDVVMYKKMIKEYLESILEFMYETKKDISFWQTQYYVTIDTIDNKLEELTQALLSDEKDNINIVAAVDEIQGMIVDIYR
- a CDS encoding ABC transporter permease — encoded protein: MIKYSWKSKYTLFSCVLFLVLWEVMALIINNDIYLPRIECILKELLNLVKDKSFYMYVSSSFMRTLISYLCALVLSVFLGILSSVYPFFKYLIAPLNSFVKTIPTLVLVVLALVWFDKDSAPFIVGFAIIFPILYEGIQNSLTKIDTKIMEMTVIYEVCIFDKIRKIYLPTIKFYIMNIFVSTLSLTFKVVIAGEVHGQPKYGIGSQIQLEKVNFNTTGIFAWILIIVLISLVFEMINIKLNKTTYRWLNEDKH
- a CDS encoding branched-chain amino acid aminotransferase, translating into MGKKADIDWSKLGFDYIKTDYRYVSVWKDGKWDEGTLTTDNTLHISEASPVLHYGQSCFEGLKAYTTKEGKIQLFRPDRNAARMNESCDKLLMPYVPEEKFIDACMQVVKANEKYVPPYGTGATLYIRPVLIGVGDNIGVKPASEYIFSVFCMPVGPYFSGGLKPCKFVVQDEFDRAAPHGTGKQKVGGNYAASLQAHKKAAEDGYADCIYLDPATHTKIDEVGAANFIGITKNGEFITPKSSSILPSITKYSLLYIAEHYLKMPVFEREVFVDKLDEFAEAGACGTAAVITPIGAIDYKGERFIFHSETEVGPTIKKLYDILYGIQMGDVEAPEGWIYEVK
- the trxA gene encoding thioredoxin; amino-acid sequence: MIAHINEENFVHEVLKSSGLVIVDFSAKWCGPCKMLSPVLEKISNENKDVRIVKIDVDESPKVVKRYGIRSIPMLIFFKNGRVVDEIVGFVPKERINEAIIENL
- a CDS encoding ABC transporter ATP-binding protein — translated: MLKKFISFYKPYRGLFILDLIAAFIASMCDLVYPMMTRDLLNDSIPNKNLKMIGMFAVVLIIIFIIKAACGYFMQYFGHVIGVKMQGDMRRDVFKHLQKLPNSYFDNNKTGDIMSRIINDLMEISELAHHGPEDLFISIVMLIGSFIILCNINIPLTILIFAFIPFIVIFTIFERKKMNDAFMNTKVETGAVNAALENSISGIKISKAFVSHKSEEEKFEEGNEKFMNARKKSYKVMAEYFSGSGFGLDILNYVGLIGGGLFTFKGIIDIGDFMAYMLFIKMFTQPIKKLIDFMEQFQNGITGFQRYMEIMNHEAETDKEDATELKDVEGEIEFKNVDFSYEGKQVLKDISIKIEKGKMLALVGASGGGKTTFCNLIPRFYEIDSGDILIDGKSIYDVKANSLRSNIGIVQQEVFLFTGTIKENILYGKSNATDEELIKAAKMANIHEFIKSLPEGYDTYIGERGVKLSGGQKQRISIARVFLKNPSILILDEATSALDNVTEKIIQESLEKLCQGRTTIVVAHRLSTIKNADEIVVMGNNGIIEKGSHDELIESGGEYSTLHKISSF
- a CDS encoding ABC transporter ATP-binding protein; the protein is MKISIKNLNKVYGNDKIFDNFSIEFYDDKVNCIVGESGCGKTTLLNIIAGLVQFENCEINGITKKDISYVFQEDRLIPWLTIKENLEITLKQYSEKDELNKRVYKVLNLVGIDGIEDKYPHELSGGMKQRVNIARAFGKPSKIILMDEPFKSLDYKIKYIIIDEFIEILKKENRMVILVTHDLDEAIYFKGNIIVFGGRPVCVKGVFRSDLQNEKNKIMKLL
- a CDS encoding ABC transporter substrate-binding protein; this translates as MKKKLTLILISVISTFMFISCGNAPLKDDNSGVQEASEIKFVVPDGLPAISIAKMIKEKPQIDEKYNIDYSIEQSSDTLATSVMKGEPDIAIVPSNLAATAYNKNKQYVIAGTVGWGSFYIGSSDPQVTSIEELKGKEVYNIGKGLTPDIITKCILNDKGINTDSDINFSYVDGVTELAPIILSGKAQYAVIPEPALSTVQEKNENFKTIMNLNDEWKSLNNSEYGYPQATIIVKSDLVNNNKEFVNEVLDRVDESCRWIYEEKNLLGEYCEEIGVSAKKPIIIKAISRSNIKYVGIKDCYNEYKTYFNKLNQLEPKTIGGNIPDDKIFMEK
- a CDS encoding S8 family peptidase gives rise to the protein MLFRENISEKYVDASIGLLTNVPKEILDNLDFAIEENNTIELIILYRDEPENVKLMVEGLNGNFEDLGFNFGLVNIGLDKLMMLSKSRSIQYIELPKNLYESALESNIASCIPNAVSTYNVSGKGILIGFIDSGIDYMHPAFMNNEGSTRIEYIYDLSAGKKIYDKQMINEAIKAPDPYAIVNSIDSTGHGSHVVGIACGGGKINLKYKGAAPEASIAMVKSSRGVRTLSSQIMRGFKFLIDKSKELNMPLVINMSLSTNNGAHNGSSLLEQYIKTIANLERITIAIAAGNEGDAGHHTGGTFKGNKFKTFNIASDEKAIVINFYKSILPEISINIVNSSGQSSGLIKLNEGYFRTNIGKDRLDIYVAGPKPFELDNEIQIIISARSAYLAEGIWKMEIELNNEYDGDYSLWLPVSEGLNTSTKFLEPLTSNTLGIPATVENIIAVGSYNNITDDISSFSGRGAENNPYTIRPDLVAPGQNISGPLPGGGYDNKTGTSMAAPQVAGICALLMEWGIIKGNDPYLFGQRLKYYLVKGAKRKRVNLNYPNNTWGYGEVCAFNTFKLIEDEINSIIRMKFRDGESDNVKDISSVKKIASEDINKAIQEMDDEHYNTDFIGLIIQYTGIENLRKINDNIKDASSVALTESFAIAILPFNKISELFPYVQEIVPILIPAVYTLSTLSPIESSGAEVFKSNPHFNLSGRDVLVGIIDTGIDYLNEEFMYEDNTTRIVRIWDQTIQGDKEIYGLKFGTEYLEDEINSAIRLYLSGGDPYTIVPSKDDYGHGTMSAGLIGGRGKNPDLLGAAPGCKFAVVKLKEANKVTLSYAGVPSEKKAVYDSVFTMSAVRYLGELAKELNMPLVIYLPLGTNTGGHDGTNELENILEAHGKKNGVVPVVGTGNQGDTQVHTESKFEKTGEVRSIEVKVGKSQMDLNFEIFFMRPDRVSIGIISPSGEILEKVDPKQSQPKNYKFLYEGTIVNINYFIPDENTGDEIIAIRMKNVIEGNWEFRLYGDYIVDGRYWSWLPQRELLDNDTRFFNPSQYTTLSIPGTSKGVITTAYYNQDNNSTVVSSGRGYTRDGRIKPDVATGAVNALVTKPGGGIATASGSSVATSILAGCCALILQWAIVDENMPNIRTQKMISYITRGAKMRPGDMYPNKEWGYGMLNVQSIFDSLRSLDKENIRNERIIYKPYEEVLRNTKKEEFEIGNLFFRIPQIFR